The window GGACGACATACTGGTCAAAGTAGACCGGATGAGCATGGCTGTCTCTTTGGAGGCAAGGGTGCCATTTCTTGACTACCGGCTCGTGGAGTTGGTGGGCCGCATGCCGAGCGCACTTCGCCTGCGCAGGGGTCAGACCAAGTACATTCTCAAGCGGGCAATGCGGGGTATCTTGCCGGAAAAGATCCTCACGCGGGGCAAAGAGGGATTTAGCATCCCCATCAAGAACTGGCTGCGCCTCGAGTTGCGCCCCATGATGTTAGAGCTGCTGTCGCCAGAGCGCTTGCGCCGCCAGGGGTACGTCAATCCGGGCTACGTTGCGTCGCTGATCGAGGAACATCTCGCAGGCCGCGCCAATCACAGCCACCAGCTGTGGGCTTTGATGGTCTTTCAGAAGTGGCATGACCTCTACATGCGGAGGGAGGGATGACGCTGACCGCCTCAGCCAGACTTCTCGAAGAGATTCGCCGCTATTGGAACAGTCACATCCACGACTTAGAGATCGCCCACCACGAAGTGGGCACCCTCGGCTTCTTTGATGACCTGGACGAATATCGCTTCGACAAGCTGCGCTACCTGCCACGGCTCGTGGACTTTGCTGGGTTTGCGGGCAAGAGCCTTTTGGAAGTGGGCTGTGGTGTGGGCATCGACCTTGTGCGCTTTGCCAAGGGGGGAGCCATCGTCACCGGGATTGACCTCGCCGAGCAGTCCATCGCGCTGACCAGACAGAACTTTGCCCTCCGGGGCCTTTCCGGCACGTTCCTCGTCATGAACGGCGAGGAGATGGAATTTCCGGACAATAGCTTCGACGTCGTCTATGCCCACGGCGTGCTGCAGTACACCGCAGACCCCGCCAAGATGATTGGCGAGATCCACCGGGTGCTCAAGCCGGGAGGGG is drawn from candidate division KSB1 bacterium and contains these coding sequences:
- a CDS encoding class I SAM-dependent methyltransferase is translated as MTLTASARLLEEIRRYWNSHIHDLEIAHHEVGTLGFFDDLDEYRFDKLRYLPRLVDFAGFAGKSLLEVGCGVGIDLVRFAKGGAIVTGIDLAEQSIALTRQNFALRGLSGTFLVMNGEEMEFPDNSFDVVYAHGVLQYTADPAKMIGEIHRVLKPGGEAIMMVYNRHSWLRLLSKVMHVGLEHEDAPVLRVFSGGEFRKLLGSFREVRLVCERFPVKTRLHGGLKGVLYNGLFVPAFSLIPKPLIRWSGWHIMAFARK